One Methylocystis iwaonis genomic window, CGGCGATGGCGGGGAGCTTATGGGCGAGGCCTTCCGTGGTGGCGTGGGCGCGATGCGCGGCGGAGAAGGCGTCATTGACGAAGATATCGCCGAGCTTCGCGACGTCCTCGACGAAGGCCGGGTCGTTCTTCTCCTCGCCTTTGTGAAAGCGGGTGTTTTCGAGAAGGACGACGTCCCCGTCCTTCATCGCCGAAACGACCGTCTCGGCCGCTGCGCCAATGCAATCGTCGGCGAAGGGAATCTGGCGCTTGAGATAATGTTCGAGGGTCGGGAGCACCTGCCGCAGCGAGTCTTCATCGACGCGCTGGCCCTTCGGGCGGCCGAAATGCGAAAGCAGGACGACCTTGCCGCCCTTGCCGGCGATCTCGTTGATTGTCGGCAGAATGCGCTCGATGCGGGTCGCGTCGGTGACGCGCCCCTCCTCCATCGGCACGTTGAGATCGACGCGCAGCAGCACGCGTTTGCCTTTGACGTCGACGCTGTCGAGGGTGCGGAAGGAGGTCATGAGTGGAAGTACTTTCCTGCTGTGAACATGAGGCCGGCGATGCCGATGAGAAGCGTTCCGATGAGACCGAGCATGCCCCAGATGGTGGGAACCTGATTGAAGCGCCCTTCGACGCCCGCGATCCTGCTTTCTATGCCACCAAGGCGGCCCTTCATTTCGGCGACGTCCATCTGGAGACGCAGAAGGTCGGCTTGTTTCGCGCCCGTCTGGAGCATTTCGGAAATTTTGGGCTCCAGCCTGACGAGGAGGCCTTCGATGCGGTCAACCTTTTCTTCAAGACGATCAACACGCGCTTCGAGCATGGGATCCTCCGGGCCGCCGCCGTCGCTTTTGCCTCCGGGAACAACATCGAGTTTCCTACTCGCCATTTGCACCTTCCGGCAGGGCTTTCGTAGCAAAATCTCTGAGAATATTTAATGCGTGCGACTCGACCATGCCGCACCGCTTGCAAATCAAATTGACCGTCTCGATCATAGGGCCTCCATAGCAATGGAGGCGAGCGTCGGCGGCATAGGCGTTTCCGCCTTCATAGACATATTGGGCCGGGGTGGCGAGGAAGAAAGTCTCATTGCCACACCGCAGACATTTGATGTCCGCGAAAGCCTTTTCCAGCGCAAGTCCCAGCTCGGAAGCGCGCTTTCCCCGGTCGGCGTCTCGATGTCCGACGCCTCACTCGGTGGGGTCGAGGAGCCTGTCTCACCCGTCGTCATGCCAGGCTCCCCGATTGGTTGCGCCTTAAATCAGCTTCCCCATCGCCGCCGCCGTATCGGTCATGCGGCCCGAGAAGCCCCATTCATTGTCGTACCAGCTCAAGATGGAGACAAGGTTTCCGTCCATCACCTTGGTCTGGTCGAGATGGAAGGTCGACGAGGCCGGGCAGTGGTTGAAATCGCAGGAGACGAGCTTCTCCGACGTGTAAGCAAGCACGCCCTTCATCGGACCATCCGCCGCCGCCTTGATGGCCGCGTGGATTTCGTCCTTGGTCGTCGGCCGCTTGGCGATGAATTTCAGATCCACGGCGGAGACATTCGGCGTCGGCACGCGGATCGCATAGCCGTCGAGCTTGCCGTTGAGCTCCGGCAGCACGAGGCCCACGGCCTTGGCGGCGCCCGTCGAGGTCGGGATCATGGAAAGCGCCGCGGCGCGGGCGCGATAGAGGTCCTTGTGGAAGGTGTCGAGCGTCGGCTGGTCGCCGGTATAGGAATGGATCGTCGTCATGATCCCCTTCTCGATGCCGATGGCGTCGTTGAGGACCTTGGCGACCGGCGCGAGGCAGTTGGTCGTGCAGGAGGCGTTGGAGACGACCAGATGCTCCTTGGTCAGTCGGTCATGGTTGACGCCAAAGACGACCGTGAGGTCTGCGCCGTCGCCGGGAGCCGAAACGAGCACGCGCTTGGCGCCCGCTTCGAGCAGCATCTTCGCTTTGTCGCGCGCGGTGAAGAGGCCGGTGCACTCCATCGCCACGTCGACGCCGAACTCCTTATAGGGGAGCTCCGCCGGGTTCTTGATGGCGGTGACCTTGATCGGGCCGCGGCCGACGTCGATCGTGTCGCCCTCGACCGTCACCTGATGCGGGAAGCGGCCATGCACCGAGTCGTAGCGCAGGAGATGGGCGTTGGTTTCGACCGGGCCCAGATCGTTGATGGCCACGACCTCGATATCCGTGCGGCCCGATTCGACGATATAGCGAAGGACGTTGCGGCCGATGCGCCCGAAGCCGTTGATGGCCACTCTCACGGTCATTTGGAAAATCTCCTTCTCGCCGCTTGCTCCATGAGGAAAGCGGCTTTCACCCGGCTGCGTCTCTTGCGCCGCGCGCCGGGCCTGATGCGAGGCGAGGGTGTGATAGCACCTCGCGCCCCCCTGTCAACGCGGCGCGCCGCCGTGCGGCATGGATCGTGCTGTCTAATTGGGATTCGCCCGTTTCATGCTACCAACCTGTTACGGCGAATCGGCGCAGGCCGGCCGCAACCTTTTCCCCGCGAGAAATAGGGCGCAGCCCGGCGATGACGCATTCCGAAAAGCCTGCTGGAAAATCCGCCGAAAGGCTCGATCAGGCGCTCGGTCGCCTTGGCGCCGCTCTCGACCGGCTGGAACGAAGCATGGCTGTGAAGCTGGAAGACGATGTTTCCGCTGCGGAGCTGGAGGAGGAGCTCGACATCATGCAGGACGACCGCGGTCGCCTCGCTCTGGAGCTCGACGCTGCGCTCGCGCATGTCAGCGCGCTGGAGAAAGCGCGCGACGAAGTGCTGCGCCGCTTGGATGACGCCGGGGCCGACGTCGCCGCCGCGCTGGGGCAGGCGAGCGGCGCGCCGGTCGGGGAATAGCGCCATGGCCGCCGTCATCGTCAGCATCGCCGGGCGCACCTACCGCCTCTCCTGCGACGACGGCGAAGAGCCGCGCCTCGAAGAGCTCGCGCGCTATGTCGAGGGCAAGATACTCTCGATGAAGGATAATTTCCGCGAGATCGGCGAGCAGCGCGTGGTGGTGATGGCGGCGTTGAGCATCGCCGACGAGGCCGCCGACGCGCGCAACAAAGCGCAGGCTTTGGAGGCGGACGTCGCCGCTTTGCGCGCCGAGCTCGACGCGGTGAAAAAAGCCGCTGTGGCGCTGGAAGAACGCGCGGTGGCGGCGGTGGACGACGCGGCGAAACGGCTGGAGCGGCTCGAGGCCGACTTGCGGAAGCCGGCCGTCAGCGATGATTTTCCGTTCTGAGGAAGGGCTTCCAAGTATTCCCGACGCTCGCGTATCGGGCGATTCATTCCGTCATTGCGAGCGAAGCGCAGCAATCCACGGCCGCCGTGGCTGCCCTGGATTGCTTCGTCGCTCCGCTCCTCGCAATGACGAGAGGGAGTCGCTTATCGGCGGTCGATCACTTGCCCCAGTTTTCGACGCTCGCGTCGCGCTTTGCATGTTCGAGATCGTCGGCATTTTGCGAATATTGGTGATTGAGCTTTTCCGCCGTCATGGCCACGGCGCCGTCCGACATGATGGCGATTTTCATCTGCTCGGTCGCCATGTGGTTGAGTTCGTTGATCCACTGATTGAGATTGAGAAGAAGCTTGTTTTTGCGGTCTTTCTGAACCGCTTGGGAGGCGGTCGTGTCGGTTGCGACGGCGATCTCGGCCTTGGTGTCGTCGATCAGCTTGTCCAGATCCTTGGCCTTTGCTTCCAGCGCCGCGACCTGGTCCTGCGCGCCGCCCTTAGCCTTTTCCAGAGCGGCTTCCGTCTCTTTCTTCGCCTTCTCCAGATTGTCGAGGCCGTTCTTCAGCCAGCTCGTCTGGATGTTCAGCAGCGCGTCTTTGGCGACGCCTGTGAGGTTGAAGCCGTTCGGAATCGGGAAATAGGGGCCGAGCTTGGCGGCTTTTGCGGGCGCAGCGAAGCCGAGGGCGCCGGCGACGAACAAGGCGGCGGCGGCCGCGCGAAGACCAGCCGACATAGAGACGAGGCGCATATGATTTCACTCCCGATCAGGCGCGCCGGTTTGTTCCCTGGCGCGATTTCTTATGAACAGAGCTTGGGCGATCCGCGCCGGTCTTGCAAGCCCGCTTCCTGCCACACAAACGTCACGCGCCGCCGCCGCGCCGCTTGACGCGGATGGTTGTTTTGCGCGAGTCTTGGCGGGCCGGGGGAGCCCCGCCCGGCGGCGGAAGGATCGCGCCGCCAGGGGGCTGAGAGGCTGCGGAAGCGCGTTCGTAACGAACGTGGGGCGCGGCGACCCTTCGAACCTGATCCAGTTCAGATGCTGGCGGAGGGATGGTGTTCAACTCTCGTTACTTTGCAGGCGCGCCATGCTAGCGCGCGTCATCGGCGCCGGCGTCGCCGGGCTTTGCGCCGCCTATGCCTTGGCGCGCGCCGGGGCGCAGGTGGAGCTTGTCGAGCGCCAGGCGACGGCTGGCCAGGGCTGCTCGCGTTTTGCGGGGGGCATGATCGCACCCTGGTGCGAGCTGGAGAGCGCCGAGCCGCTCGTGGCCGAGCTTGGCCAGGAGGCGCTCGCCTTCTGGACGGCCGACGTTCCTGTCGCCACTGTCGCTGGGACTCTTGTCGTCGCCGCGCCGCGCGAAGGCGCGGAGCTTTTCGATTTCGCCCGGCGGACGGATCACTTCGAGCGGCTCGACGGCGCGGGCGTCGCGGGGCTGGAGCCCGATCTCGCCGAGCGCTTCGACGCCGCGCTTTATTTTGCGCAGGAGGCGCATCTCGATCCGCGCGCCGCGATGAAGGCGCTTGCCGACAGGCTTGCCGAAATGCCGAATGTCGTGCGGCATTATGGCGCGGTGGCGGAATCGCTTGCCACATCTCCCGATTGGACCGTCGATTGCCGTGGGTTCGCCGCGCGCGATGCGCTCGCCCGGCTGCGCGGCGTAAAAGGCGAGATGCTGGTTTTGCGCAGCGACGAGATTTCTCTCTCCCGCCCCATCCGCATGCTGCATCCGCGCCGGCCGGTCTATGTCGTGCCGCGCGGGGAGGGCGTGTTCATGGTCGGCGCGACGATGATCGAGAATGAAGAGCGCGCGCGGGTGACGGCGCGCTCGGTTGTGGAGCTTGTCAATTCCGCCTTCGCCATTCACCCGGCCTTCGCCGAGGCGGAGATCGTCGAGACGGGCTCGGATGTGCGGCCGGCCTATCCGGATAATCTTCCC contains:
- the gap gene encoding type I glyceraldehyde-3-phosphate dehydrogenase, which translates into the protein MTVRVAINGFGRIGRNVLRYIVESGRTDIEVVAINDLGPVETNAHLLRYDSVHGRFPHQVTVEGDTIDVGRGPIKVTAIKNPAELPYKEFGVDVAMECTGLFTARDKAKMLLEAGAKRVLVSAPGDGADLTVVFGVNHDRLTKEHLVVSNASCTTNCLAPVAKVLNDAIGIEKGIMTTIHSYTGDQPTLDTFHKDLYRARAAALSMIPTSTGAAKAVGLVLPELNGKLDGYAIRVPTPNVSAVDLKFIAKRPTTKDEIHAAIKAAADGPMKGVLAYTSEKLVSCDFNHCPASSTFHLDQTKVMDGNLVSILSWYDNEWGFSGRMTDTAAAMGKLI
- a CDS encoding cell division protein ZapA, which translates into the protein MAAVIVSIAGRTYRLSCDDGEEPRLEELARYVEGKILSMKDNFREIGEQRVVVMAALSIADEAADARNKAQALEADVAALRAELDAVKKAAVALEERAVAAVDDAAKRLERLEADLRKPAVSDDFPF
- a CDS encoding FAD-dependent oxidoreductase, which codes for MLARVIGAGVAGLCAAYALARAGAQVELVERQATAGQGCSRFAGGMIAPWCELESAEPLVAELGQEALAFWTADVPVATVAGTLVVAAPREGAELFDFARRTDHFERLDGAGVAGLEPDLAERFDAALYFAQEAHLDPRAAMKALADRLAEMPNVVRHYGAVAESLATSPDWTVDCRGFAARDALARLRGVKGEMLVLRSDEISLSRPIRMLHPRRPVYVVPRGEGVFMVGATMIENEERARVTARSVVELVNSAFAIHPAFAEAEIVETGSDVRPAYPDNLPRLTQLGKTIYINGLYRHGFLLAPALARRAAEVVLRGAYFPEVMDADSGERASA
- a CDS encoding DUF4164 family protein; its protein translation is MTHSEKPAGKSAERLDQALGRLGAALDRLERSMAVKLEDDVSAAELEEELDIMQDDRGRLALELDAALAHVSALEKARDEVLRRLDDAGADVAAALGQASGAPVGE